One window of Manihot esculenta cultivar AM560-2 chromosome 17, M.esculenta_v8, whole genome shotgun sequence genomic DNA carries:
- the LOC110604969 gene encoding condensin-2 complex subunit H2: protein MPKPTEQPPNNIHTLRAERDLGANLEVDLASKLEDYLLKIYSGEITAATASLNLAEVASLLQGSVQVYSRKVQYLYNLVLHALESLSHFFMIKQEQSEGTLVQAEQSGFLMKKMINFDTAVEANNSLDDSTSKDASFYSFVKPPANLVVLEGDCLDASGDGGELESYLLATNDFYRDFIPLDPCDSVAVDDFLKGDETGKVPNSSGRTALKSSLGKNLDENFNQPPMTDCSVGVNNCNVEPDLPTYGNYEDGNHGFDMDDGSGNLEDLEDDDNDGARGICNLNLDR from the exons ATGCCAAAACCAACAGAACAGCCTCCAAACAATATCCACACTCTCCGGGCAGAGAGAGACCTAGGAGCCAATTTGGAGGTAGATCTCGCATCGAAGCTCGAAGACTACCTGTTGAAGATTTACTCGGGTGAAATTACAGCCGCTACCGCCTCTCTAAATTTGGCCGAAG TTGCTTCGCTGCTTCAAGGATCCGTTCAGGTGTATAGCAGGAAGGTCCAGTATTTATATAACCTGGTGTTGCATGCTTTGGAGTCTCTTTCTCATTTCTTTATGATTAA GCAGGAGCAATCAGAGGGCACATTAGTTCAGGCTGAGCAAAGTGGTTTTCTGATGAAGAAAATGATCAATTTTG ATACTGCAGTGGAAGCAAATAATTCCTTAGATGATTCAACTAGTAAAGATGCTTCTTTCTATAGCTTTGTGAAACCACCAGCAAACCTTGTTGTCCTTGAAGGGGATTGCTTGGATGCCAGTGGTGATGGTGGAGAATTAGAATCATACCTG TTAGCCACCAATGATTTCTACCGGGATTTTATTCCTTTAGACCCATGTGATTCTGTGGCGGTGGATGATTTTTTGAAGGGAGATGAAACTGGAAAAGTACCAAACAGTTCTGGAAGAACTGCACTCAAATCATCACTTGGAAAGAACCTGGATGAAAATTTCAACCAACCTCCTATGACTGATTGTAGTGTTGGAGTGAATAACTGTAATGTAGAGCCAGATCTACCTACTTATGGGAATTATGAAGATGGTAACCATGGGTTTGATATGGACGATGGATCTGGGAACTTGGAGGATTTAGAGGATGATGATAACGATGGAGCCCGAGGCATATGCAACTTAAATCTAGACCGATAG